ATATAGAAGCCGTGAGTTTTAATATATGGGGCGTTTAAGCGTCCCATTTTGAACTTTTTTTGATATGATCCGTTACATTTATGAAAGGTGAGCAAATGATGGACGAAGCAGAATTGGTAAATGATGCAAAGAGCGGCGGCAGGGAAGCTTTGAATGTTCTAATAAATGAAAACTACAATACTGTCCTCGGGTATTGCATTAAAATGACGGGAAATACATCATATGCTCAGGACATAGCGCAGGAGACGATGCTGAAGGCGGTTTTGAATATAAAAAAGTTCAGACCCGATTATAAATTTTCATCATGGCTTATAAAAATTGCTGTTAATACATACAGGGATTTTTTAAGGAAAAACAGGATAACGGATTCGATCGATGGAGTGGACCTGTTTGAGCCTGTGAACATAGAAGGGTATGTCATCGACAAGATGTACTGCAAACAGGTCATGGAGATATTGCTGAGTTTACCGTATAAAAAAAGGGCTGTATTTATATTGAAACATTATTACGGGTATAAATATGAAGAAATTGCCAAAATAATGGATTGCCCCATAGGGACCGTAAGGTCAAGGCTTCATTACTGCATCGATTATATACTCGATGAAATGGAAAGAAGGAAAATGATATGAGAAGGGATAAAAAGACCGGTGCTTGTCATAAAGAGGATGATTATGAAT
This genomic stretch from Clostridiales bacterium harbors:
- the sigY gene encoding RNA polymerase sigma factor SigY, giving the protein MMDEAELVNDAKSGGREALNVLINENYNTVLGYCIKMTGNTSYAQDIAQETMLKAVLNIKKFRPDYKFSSWLIKIAVNTYRDFLRKNRITDSIDGVDLFEPVNIEGYVIDKMYCKQVMEILLSLPYKKRAVFILKHYYGYKYEEIAKIMDCPIGTVRSRLHYCIDYILDEMERRKMI